The following proteins are co-located in the Fimbriiglobus ruber genome:
- a CDS encoding DMT family transporter, with the protein MSNAGIRPYAWMMCGCLWFSVMAILSHSLAGECDWQLVAAARSGLATLFALTMALATGAKLVFRRPGILWVRSLAGSCSMVATFYALTRPGFPVSDVLTLTNTFPIWVAILSWPVTGERPSFGVWVAVGCAVAGVALTQRPHLNGFPPAAWAALGGSLFTAVAMLGLDRLRGVSSLGIVVHFSAVSMAFCGGAFLLSGNMADLSWASNPTVPWKLLGVGATATVGQVFLTLAFRSGSATRVAVVGLSQVVMVLLLEVALPETAGGKRLDWVTLAGTVLILGPTAWVMTRAARAPVAGTADKDVAIEQVVG; encoded by the coding sequence GTGCGGGTGCTTGTGGTTCAGTGTGATGGCAATCCTGTCGCACTCGCTCGCCGGGGAGTGCGACTGGCAGCTCGTGGCGGCGGCGCGGAGCGGGTTGGCCACGTTGTTCGCCTTGACCATGGCTCTGGCGACGGGGGCGAAACTCGTCTTCCGGCGGCCGGGCATCCTCTGGGTGCGGAGCCTCGCCGGCAGCTGCAGCATGGTGGCCACGTTCTACGCGCTCACGCGGCCCGGGTTTCCGGTCTCGGACGTGTTGACCCTCACGAACACGTTTCCGATTTGGGTCGCGATCCTGTCGTGGCCGGTGACGGGCGAGCGGCCCTCGTTCGGGGTGTGGGTCGCCGTCGGGTGCGCGGTCGCGGGGGTCGCGCTGACGCAGCGGCCGCACCTCAACGGGTTCCCGCCCGCGGCGTGGGCGGCGCTCGGCGGGTCGCTGTTCACGGCCGTCGCCATGCTGGGCCTCGACCGCCTCCGCGGCGTTTCGTCTCTCGGCATCGTCGTCCACTTCTCGGCTGTCTCGATGGCGTTCTGCGGCGGCGCTTTTCTTCTGAGCGGGAACATGGCCGACCTGAGCTGGGCGTCCAACCCGACGGTGCCGTGGAAACTCCTCGGGGTCGGCGCGACCGCCACGGTCGGGCAGGTGTTCCTGACCCTCGCGTTTCGCAGCGGGTCGGCCACGCGGGTGGCCGTGGTCGGTCTGTCGCAAGTCGTGATGGTGTTGTTGCTCGAAGTCGCTTTACCGGAGACGGCGGGTGGGAAGCGGCTCGACTGGGTCACCCTCGCGGGTACGGTTCTGATACTCGGGCCGACCGCGTGGGTGATGACGCGGGCCGCACGGGCTCCCGTGGCCGGCACAGCCGATAAGGATGTGGCGATCGAGCAGGTGGTCGGGTAA
- a CDS encoding DUF58 domain-containing protein — MTVPAGPIDAPLLSTEFLRRLEALELVSKKMLAGRMKGDRLSRRKGRGSEFADFRPYTVGDDLRFLDWSLYGRLEKLFLRLFLEEEDLTVYLLVDNSKSMDYGTPTKLRYARQVAAALGFVGLANMDRVVVASVGSAAPVFSPIFRGRPSMWRMVKFLENIPAGEVGDFGRSLRTVSRRATGQGVAVVLSDFMDKGGYEDGLRYLSARNLDVYAIHVLAQEEIDPPYTGDLKLTDVEDGDEAEVTISAPLLERYRNTLAAFRASVNGFCTRRGMAYLFTSNQVPFEKLVLGYLRSRGLLR, encoded by the coding sequence ATGACTGTTCCTGCCGGCCCCATCGACGCCCCGCTACTCTCGACCGAATTCTTGCGCCGACTGGAAGCTCTGGAACTCGTGTCCAAGAAGATGCTCGCCGGGCGGATGAAGGGGGACCGATTGAGCCGGCGGAAGGGCCGCGGGTCCGAGTTCGCCGACTTCCGCCCGTATACCGTGGGCGACGACCTGCGATTCCTCGACTGGAGCCTGTACGGGCGGCTGGAGAAGCTGTTTCTCCGCTTGTTTCTGGAAGAGGAAGACCTCACCGTCTACCTCCTCGTGGACAACAGTAAGTCGATGGACTACGGAACCCCGACCAAGCTCCGGTACGCCCGCCAGGTGGCCGCCGCCCTCGGGTTCGTGGGCCTCGCGAACATGGACCGAGTGGTGGTTGCGTCGGTGGGGTCCGCCGCGCCCGTTTTCTCGCCGATCTTCCGCGGTCGGCCGAGTATGTGGCGGATGGTGAAGTTCCTGGAAAACATTCCCGCCGGGGAAGTGGGCGACTTCGGCCGCTCATTGCGGACGGTCAGCCGGCGGGCGACGGGGCAGGGGGTTGCGGTCGTTCTCAGCGACTTCATGGACAAGGGCGGGTACGAGGACGGGCTGCGTTACCTGTCCGCACGCAACCTCGATGTTTACGCGATCCACGTTCTCGCGCAAGAAGAAATCGACCCGCCTTACACCGGCGACTTGAAGTTGACTGATGTGGAAGACGGGGATGAGGCGGAAGTGACGATCAGCGCACCACTATTGGAACGATACCGGAACACCCTCGCCGCGTTCCGGGCTTCGGTAAATGGGTTCTGCACCCGTCGCGGGATGGCATACCTATTTACCAGCAACCAGGTCCCGTTCGAGAAATTGGTGCTGGGCTACCTGCGGTCGCGCGGGCTGTTGAGATAG